A window of Oscillatoria sp. FACHB-1407 contains these coding sequences:
- a CDS encoding cofactor assembly of complex C subunit B, whose product MAKSDPNYFLRLLPIIVGVLASCLLLVNRLLTANLTDSQARSDAVGIIISAVLVLTGLLWQQIQPKPPEAVELIGEEGFELVPDLPEAIKTELAWASHLLLTNTATKTLVVWYRGQTLLRRGILRSDAQVNLGAIAQRAIEKQKAVYLVNLKLYPGRVEFGFLPENTQGIICQPIGREGLLILGANAPRSYTRQDEIWITGIADKLANTLQEAQTTTNQ is encoded by the coding sequence ATGGCTAAATCAGATCCAAACTATTTCCTACGACTTCTGCCCATCATAGTGGGTGTTTTGGCAAGTTGCTTGCTCCTGGTCAACCGCCTACTAACCGCTAATCTGACGGACTCTCAAGCCAGATCAGATGCCGTTGGCATTATTATCAGTGCTGTGCTGGTCTTAACTGGGTTACTCTGGCAACAGATCCAACCCAAACCTCCAGAAGCGGTTGAGTTAATTGGCGAAGAAGGGTTTGAGTTAGTTCCCGATTTACCAGAGGCGATTAAAACTGAGCTAGCCTGGGCATCTCATCTGCTACTGACTAACACTGCAACCAAAACTCTAGTGGTGTGGTACCGGGGTCAAACCTTGTTGCGTCGAGGGATTCTTCGCTCTGATGCACAAGTAAATTTAGGGGCGATCGCCCAAAGAGCGATCGAAAAACAAAAAGCAGTTTATCTGGTCAACCTCAAACTCTATCCAGGGCGGGTAGAATTTGGCTTCCTTCCAGAAAATACTCAAGGAATCATCTGTCAACCAATTGGGAGAGAGGGGCTTTTAATCTTGGGTGCTAATGCTCCCCGTAGCTATACCCGCCAAGATGAAATCTGGATTACTGGCATCGCAGATAAGTTAGCGAACACCTTGCAAGAGGCACAAACTACTACTAACCAGTAA
- a CDS encoding DUF456 domain-containing protein, whose amino-acid sequence MLILYWLLVAVMIVGVVGAVVPGLPGTILIVGAIVTWGFLNSFTGLGIPLTVAILVLLLNSGVDFLATYLGAKQAGASRWGQIGAVVGFFLGFLGLLPALPVGGPLIGILIGPLVGAIIGEFLYRRDIQIAVKAGIGILIGSVIGSLIQGLLAIAVVATFLVTTWTQMQTL is encoded by the coding sequence ATGCTGATTCTATACTGGCTTCTTGTTGCAGTCATGATTGTGGGAGTTGTGGGAGCCGTCGTTCCAGGACTCCCAGGCACGATTTTGATCGTTGGAGCGATCGTAACTTGGGGGTTTTTAAACAGTTTTACAGGACTTGGCATTCCACTGACTGTCGCTATCCTCGTTCTCCTACTAAATTCAGGAGTTGATTTCTTAGCCACTTATCTCGGGGCAAAGCAAGCTGGTGCAAGCCGTTGGGGGCAAATTGGAGCAGTAGTCGGCTTTTTTCTCGGCTTTTTAGGACTATTGCCAGCATTACCCGTCGGCGGTCCACTGATAGGCATTCTTATCGGTCCACTAGTAGGCGCGATCATTGGAGAATTTCTATACCGACGTGACATTCAAATTGCCGTCAAAGCTGGAATTGGTATCCTCATTGGCTCAGTCATTGGCAGTTTAATTCAAGGATTACTGGCGATCGCTGTCGTAGCTACTTTCCTCGT